Below is a window of Myxococcota bacterium DNA.
ACCTCCAGATGGTCCCCGAGCGCTGGCGGGAGGACGACGACACCGTCTTCGTCGAAGCGCGGAACACGGCCACCGTCGGGAACACGCCCATGGAGTGGCGCTCGATCTACTGCGTGGACCTCGACGGCGGACACGTGATTCGCGGCCGACGCTACTACGATCGGCGTGGACTCTTCGCGCGCCTCGACCCCCATCTCCCGGCGTTCCCCGCTACCACACCGCTTTCCGCGCCCACGCCGCCCGGCCCGATCCCGGCGATCACCGGCCGTGCCCTCGTCGATGCCATCGGCGAGCTGTGGAAGCGGGGGCGTCCCAGCGAGCTGCCGCTCTCCTTCCGCGAGGACGCGGCCGCCTGGTTCCCCGCCCAACCGGCGCCGCTGGGACGCGAGGCGCTCGCGAGCTACGCCGAGAGTTTCCTGGGGCGCTTCGAACGCTTCGACTTCACCCCCCTGCGCAGCGCCGGCGACGAGAACCTGGGCTTCCTCGAGTGGGAAGCCCGCGCGCAGATCGGGACCCTGTCCTTCGCGCTGCGCGGATCGGACCGCTTCGACCTGGCACCGGGCGGTGTGCTCGCCAGCCGCCGCTATTTCGACACCCTCGAGCTCGCCAACCTGTGGGCCGAGCATCTGGAACCGACTTCCTGACCGCGATCACCGCCCCACCCCGTTTCCCGCGCCACGAGGCCACCGCCCATGTCCGAGACGATCCATCGCACCTGCAACCTGTGCGAGGCCTGCTGTGGCCTCGACTTCGAAGTCGAGGCCGGGCGCATCGTCTCCGTGCGTCCCGATCCGGACGATTTCCTGTCGGCGGGCTTCGCCTGTCCGAAGGGCATCGCGAACGCGGACGTCCACCACGACCCCGACCGCATTCGTGAACCGCTGCGCCGCAACGCCCAGGGCGGCTACGACCCGATCTCCTGGGAGGAGGCCTTCGCCGAGATCGGGGAACGCTGTGGCGCGATCCGCAACGCCCATGGTGCCGACGCACTCGCGCTCTACATCGGCAACCCGGTGGTACACGACTTCGGGGCCGCACTCGTGCGCGCGGGGCTGGTCGCCGCCCTCGGCACGCGCAACTGCTACAGCGCCGGCACCCAGGACACGAGCCCGCGCTTCGCGACGTCCTGGCACCTCTATGGCAGCTCCTTCCTCACGCCGATCCCCGACGTCGAGCGCACCGACTACCTGCTTTGCATCGGCGCGAACCCGCTGATCTCGAACGGCAGCCTGCTCACCGCACCCAACATGCGCGCGCGCCTGCGTGCGCTGCGCAAACGCGGCGGAAAGCTCGTGGTGGTCGACCCGCGGCGGACCGAGACCGCGCGCGAGTGCGACGAGCACGTGGCGGTCCTCCCCGGCGGTGACACGGCCCTCCTGCTCGGGATGGTCCGCGCCCTGCTCGAGGCCGGACGCGTCGACCGAGGCGCCGTCGGCCGGATCGCCCAGGGCTTCGACACCGTCGCGGCACGGGTGCAGCGACTCGACCCCGCCGATCTGGCCCGGGCCAGTGGCGTCGACGCCGCCGTGATCGAGCGTCTGGCCCACGAGTTCGCCGACGCGCCGAGCAGCGTCGCCTACTCCCGCCTCGGGGTCTGCAACAACCGCACGGGCACCCTCGGCACCTGGGCCACGGACCTTTTGAACCTCGCCGCCGGACGGCTGGGAGCCGTCGGTGGCGCGATGTTCACCACGCCGGCGGTCGACCCGGCGCGGCTCTCCCAGCTGCCGGGCATGGACGGCCACGACCGATTTCGCAGCCGAGTGCGCGATCTGCCCGAGACCCTCGGCGACCTCCCCTCGGCGTGTCTCGCGGAAGAGATCGAGACGCCCGGGGAGGGCCAGGTACGCGCACTGATCACCTACGCCGGAAACCCGGTGCTCTCGGTGCCCAACGGCAAGCGCCTGGACGCCGCCCTCGCCTCCCTCGAGTTCATGGTGTCGGTGGATCTCTACCGCAACGAGACCACCCGCCACGCCGATCTCTTGCTCCCGCCTGCGGGTTCTCTCGCCGAGGAGCACTACGACCTGATCTTTGCGCCCGTGGCGATCCGCAACTTCGCGCGGCTCTCGCCGGCGGCGGTCGAGCCGGGCCCGAACGAGAAGGCCGACTGGGAGATCCTGCTCGGGATCGCCGAGGCCCTCGGCGGGGGCTTCTCCGGCATCGGCCCGCTCGACAAGCTGCTGGGCGTGGGTGCCCGGCTGGGCCGGCGCTTCACCCCCACCCATCTGCTCGACCTCTTGCTGCGCACCGGCGCGCACGGCGATGGCTTCCTGCCCGCGCCCCTGCGCTTCGGTCGCTTCAAGAACGGACTCTCGGTCGAGGCGCTGCGCAAGCACCCGCACGGGGTCGATCTGGGACCGCTCGAAGCCGGCGTCACGCGGCGGGTGCTGCACCGAGACAAGCAGGTGAACGCCGCGCCGGCGCCGCTGCTCGCCGCGCTGGATGCCTGGGCGCAAGACCCCACCGAAGGAGTTCCCGAAGAGGGCGAACTCCTGATGATCGGACGTCGCGAGACCCGCACCTGCAACTCGTGGATGCACAACGTGCCGGCGCTCGTGTCCGGTCGGGAGCGCTGCGTGCTGCTCGTGCACCCCGACGATGCGAAGCGCGCTGGCGTGAGCGACGGTG
It encodes the following:
- a CDS encoding molybdopterin-dependent oxidoreductase; translated protein: MSETIHRTCNLCEACCGLDFEVEAGRIVSVRPDPDDFLSAGFACPKGIANADVHHDPDRIREPLRRNAQGGYDPISWEEAFAEIGERCGAIRNAHGADALALYIGNPVVHDFGAALVRAGLVAALGTRNCYSAGTQDTSPRFATSWHLYGSSFLTPIPDVERTDYLLCIGANPLISNGSLLTAPNMRARLRALRKRGGKLVVVDPRRTETARECDEHVAVLPGGDTALLLGMVRALLEAGRVDRGAVGRIAQGFDTVAARVQRLDPADLARASGVDAAVIERLAHEFADAPSSVAYSRLGVCNNRTGTLGTWATDLLNLAAGRLGAVGGAMFTTPAVDPARLSQLPGMDGHDRFRSRVRDLPETLGDLPSACLAEEIETPGEGQVRALITYAGNPVLSVPNGKRLDAALASLEFMVSVDLYRNETTRHADLLLPPAGSLAEEHYDLIFAPVAIRNFARLSPAAVEPGPNEKADWEILLGIAEALGGGFSGIGPLDKLLGVGARLGRRFTPTHLLDLLLRTGAHGDGFLPAPLRFGRFKNGLSVEALRKHPHGVDLGPLEAGVTRRVLHRDKQVNAAPAPLLAALDAWAQDPTEGVPEEGELLMIGRRETRTCNSWMHNVPALVSGRERCVLLVHPDDAKRAGVSDGELALLESRVHSGPVPVQLSNDLRPGVVSLPHGWGHERAADSLRTAGKRPGVSFNDWSDDATTETVVGQSILNGVPVRLRPLSDEATCSAA
- a CDS encoding nuclear transport factor 2 family protein, with translation MSCDVPAFLDRFFAFGAEPSVDRYLALFHPEATLFDSGMPEPIPVAAIPEHFRTILAVIPDLQMVPERWREDDDTVFVEARNTATVGNTPMEWRSIYCVDLDGGHVIRGRRYYDRRGLFARLDPHLPAFPATTPLSAPTPPGPIPAITGRALVDAIGELWKRGRPSELPLSFREDAAAWFPAQPAPLGREALASYAESFLGRFERFDFTPLRSAGDENLGFLEWEARAQIGTLSFALRGSDRFDLAPGGVLASRRYFDTLELANLWAEHLEPTS